The following coding sequences lie in one Treponema socranskii subsp. buccale genomic window:
- a CDS encoding MATE family efflux transporter, translated as MSKHTCFGTTHFYTRALSIALPVMAQLLVQSFVSLIDNFMVAGLGDIKMAGVNTAGMIIFVFIIFVNTLCSAGGIFMSQFRGAKDSEGMQQSLRFKLLLTGTAGLAFTIIGLIAPRGLFHLMLTVNTDAEPIIDQAVRYSRAVALSWIPMVFSQSLASSLREIEIVRPPLVISVIATLVNTFFNWVFIFGNLGCPRLEVEGAGIATVIARSAELILFIAYVVVKKPPFLFNIFKLFKIKVRLFGTIIKKSTMILYSELTWALAEAVSTALYNTRGGAEVVSGMSAGFAIANLFFICFSGIVTASSVILGQELGAGRLEEAKKYKNWILSGSVLFGFIFMAAGFCTVGLIPFVFKNLSGGSQAIARGLIITAAAYLPLWAYLNAQYAISRTGGDTTMGVICDTIANILFVGGIFLLVRFTALGPVAMYAIVKTSDAVKAVIAHFWLKKERWLVNLTSDKK; from the coding sequence ATGTCAAAACATACCTGCTTCGGCACGACGCATTTTTACACTCGCGCGCTTTCGATTGCACTGCCGGTTATGGCGCAGCTTTTGGTACAAAGCTTTGTTTCGCTGATCGACAATTTTATGGTTGCCGGTCTCGGCGATATAAAAATGGCCGGCGTAAATACAGCGGGGATGATTATCTTTGTCTTTATCATCTTCGTAAATACCCTTTGCTCTGCAGGCGGTATTTTTATGTCGCAATTCAGAGGGGCGAAAGACAGTGAAGGCATGCAGCAGAGCCTGCGCTTTAAACTTTTGCTCACCGGTACGGCGGGACTTGCGTTTACGATTATCGGTTTGATTGCACCGCGAGGTTTGTTCCATCTTATGCTGACGGTGAATACCGATGCGGAGCCGATTATCGATCAGGCCGTACGCTACTCGCGCGCGGTTGCACTTTCATGGATACCGATGGTGTTTTCACAATCGCTTGCTTCTTCTTTGCGCGAAATCGAAATCGTCCGCCCTCCGTTGGTTATCTCCGTTATTGCAACGCTTGTAAATACATTCTTTAATTGGGTTTTTATTTTCGGAAACCTCGGTTGTCCGCGTCTTGAAGTTGAAGGAGCCGGAATCGCAACAGTCATTGCGCGATCGGCGGAGCTGATATTGTTTATTGCGTATGTTGTCGTAAAAAAGCCGCCGTTCCTTTTCAATATATTCAAACTCTTCAAAATAAAAGTGCGGCTGTTCGGAACGATTATCAAAAAATCGACTATGATTTTATATTCGGAGCTGACATGGGCTTTGGCGGAAGCCGTTTCAACCGCTTTGTACAATACGCGCGGAGGAGCGGAAGTCGTCTCCGGTATGTCGGCGGGTTTTGCGATTGCAAATCTCTTCTTTATCTGTTTTTCAGGAATCGTAACGGCTTCGTCGGTTATATTGGGACAGGAACTGGGGGCGGGCAGACTTGAAGAAGCAAAAAAATATAAAAATTGGATACTGTCCGGTTCCGTACTCTTCGGTTTTATATTTATGGCAGCCGGATTTTGTACGGTAGGTTTAATCCCCTTTGTGTTTAAAAATTTAAGCGGCGGTTCTCAAGCTATTGCACGCGGTCTTATTATCACCGCAGCTGCATACCTCCCGCTTTGGGCATATTTAAATGCACAGTATGCGATTTCACGCACCGGAGGCGACACGACGATGGGTGTTATCTGCGATACTATTGCCAATATTCTTTTTGTAGGCGGCATCTTTCTTTTAGTACGCTTTACCGC
- a CDS encoding beta-ketoacyl-ACP synthase, producing MTYTKPNGKRRVVVTGGGMLTALGRDWPTAFAKLQSGKNCIKYMSDWERYEKMNTRLACPYEEALPSYPRKKIRGMGRVALLSLVSTEDALKMAGLLKDDGDVIDELKSGRTGIAYGTCMGSMDAIMDIADMMRTGDTSKLDSQTYIKSMPQTNACNLSVYYQIRGRIIVTDTACTSGSQAIGYAYEAIEDGRAEIMIAGGAEELSPPDAAIFDTLGATSILNKTPEATPKPFDKDRDGLVIGEGAGTLILEDMEHAVKRGAKMYAEVAGFATNADGTHITSPNAATQALALSMALKDAGVDESKIAYINAHGTATSHGDISESQAVYSVFNRAVPISSTKSFIGHTLGACGCVEAWLTINMMNEGWFHPNCNLVNDDPECAPLDYIKGAGREISCDCVMSNNFAFGGVNTSLVFKKIEGLN from the coding sequence ATGACGTATACGAAACCGAACGGAAAGCGGCGGGTCGTCGTAACGGGCGGCGGTATGCTGACCGCTCTCGGCCGCGACTGGCCGACGGCTTTTGCGAAGCTGCAATCCGGCAAAAACTGCATCAAATATATGAGCGATTGGGAACGCTACGAAAAGATGAACACGCGCCTTGCGTGCCCGTACGAAGAAGCGCTCCCGTCGTACCCGAGGAAAAAGATCCGAGGTATGGGACGCGTCGCGCTGCTTTCGCTCGTATCGACCGAAGACGCGCTCAAGATGGCGGGATTGTTAAAAGACGACGGAGATGTCATCGACGAATTGAAAAGCGGCCGCACCGGCATCGCATACGGCACGTGCATGGGAAGTATGGATGCGATCATGGATATCGCCGATATGATGAGGACGGGCGACACGTCGAAGCTTGATTCGCAGACCTATATCAAATCGATGCCGCAGACGAACGCGTGTAATTTGAGCGTCTATTATCAAATTCGCGGCCGCATCATCGTAACCGATACCGCGTGTACGTCGGGAAGTCAGGCGATCGGTTATGCGTACGAAGCGATCGAAGACGGCAGAGCGGAAATCATGATCGCAGGCGGAGCGGAAGAACTTTCTCCTCCCGACGCGGCGATTTTCGATACGCTCGGCGCTACGAGCATCCTCAACAAAACGCCCGAAGCGACGCCGAAACCTTTCGACAAAGACAGAGACGGCCTTGTCATCGGCGAAGGAGCGGGTACGCTGATTTTGGAAGATATGGAACACGCCGTAAAGCGCGGTGCAAAAATGTATGCTGAAGTTGCGGGCTTTGCGACGAATGCGGACGGCACGCACATCACGAGTCCGAACGCTGCAACGCAGGCGCTTGCGCTTTCGATGGCGCTCAAAGACGCCGGTGTCGACGAAAGCAAAATCGCGTACATCAACGCGCACGGCACGGCGACGAGCCACGGTGACATATCGGAATCGCAGGCGGTGTATTCGGTGTTCAATCGGGCGGTACCGATCTCTTCGACGAAGAGCTTTATCGGTCATACGCTCGGCGCGTGCGGCTGTGTGGAAGCATGGCTTACGATCAATATGATGAACGAAGGCTGGTTCCATCCGAACTGTAATCTCGTAAACGACGATCCCGAATGCGCGCCGCTCGACTACATCAAAGGTGCGGGGCGTGAAATCTCGTGCGACTGTGTTATGTCGAACAATTTCGCGTTCGGCGGCGTCAACACATCGCTCGTGTTTAAAAAGATCGAAGGTTTAAATTGA
- the fabG gene encoding 3-oxoacyl-ACP reductase FabG: MADEAKKIIVTGASGGIGRAIAVEAAKAGYYVICHYNHGKEKAEETLARITASGGEGELVQFNVADRADCKAKLDALTEKHGALWGVVSNAGITRDNTFVGLTGEDWDAVIRTNLDSFFNVIQPLVMPMARKKKGRIIAVSSVSGIMGNRGQTNYSASKAGIIGAAKALAVELASRRITVNTIAPGVIETDMTAAINEEAKKIIMQTIPMARAGKPEEVASLAVFLLSEGASYITRQVIAVDGGLH; this comes from the coding sequence ATGGCGGATGAAGCGAAAAAAATAATCGTTACCGGAGCGTCGGGCGGGATCGGCCGTGCGATTGCAGTGGAAGCGGCAAAAGCCGGCTACTATGTTATTTGCCACTACAATCACGGAAAAGAAAAAGCGGAAGAAACGCTTGCTCGGATTACGGCTTCCGGCGGAGAAGGTGAGCTCGTACAATTCAACGTCGCCGACAGGGCGGACTGCAAAGCGAAGCTCGACGCGCTTACTGAAAAACACGGTGCGCTGTGGGGCGTCGTGAGCAATGCGGGTATTACGCGGGACAACACTTTCGTCGGACTGACCGGAGAGGATTGGGATGCGGTGATCCGCACGAACCTCGACAGCTTTTTCAACGTGATCCAACCCCTTGTCATGCCGATGGCGCGCAAAAAGAAGGGACGCATCATCGCCGTGTCGTCGGTGAGCGGTATCATGGGAAACCGCGGACAGACGAATTACAGCGCGTCGAAGGCGGGGATCATCGGAGCGGCAAAAGCGCTCGCGGTCGAACTTGCGAGCCGCCGCATTACCGTAAACACGATCGCTCCCGGCGTTATCGAAACGGATATGACGGCCGCGATCAACGAAGAAGCGAAAAAGATCATCATGCAGACCATTCCGATGGCGAGGGCGGGAAAGCCCGAAGAAGTCGCGTCTCTCGCGGTGTTTTTGCTGTCTGAAGGCGCATCGTATATTACGCGGCAAGTGATCGCTGTCGACGGCGGCCTTCATTAA
- a CDS encoding 3-hydroxylacyl-ACP dehydratase encodes MESETIRENLPQRIERDVLIDLLPHKGKMFLLSRVTQHDTEAHTITSEYDITPECIFYEGASDGVPTWAGFEFMAQGISALTGITNKALGRRPRPGFILSVSKFKAAVPYLKSGTTIVMKIKEDYRSEMTYSYNCELFASAGDDKPVVSSTITVMETEDITNLFKDE; translated from the coding sequence ATGGAAAGCGAAACGATACGTGAAAATTTACCGCAGCGCATCGAGCGCGATGTGCTGATCGATCTCTTGCCGCACAAGGGAAAGATGTTTTTGCTCAGCCGTGTAACGCAGCACGATACGGAAGCGCATACGATTACGAGCGAATACGATATTACGCCGGAGTGCATCTTTTACGAAGGCGCATCCGACGGCGTGCCGACGTGGGCGGGTTTCGAATTTATGGCGCAGGGTATTTCCGCGCTGACGGGCATCACGAATAAAGCGCTCGGCCGCCGTCCGCGTCCCGGCTTTATTTTGAGCGTCAGCAAATTCAAAGCGGCCGTACCGTATCTGAAAAGCGGCACGACGATCGTGATGAAGATAAAAGAAGACTATCGTTCCGAAATGACGTACAGCTACAACTGTGAGCTTTTTGCGTCGGCAGGAGACGACAAGCCTGTCGTTTCTTCGACGATCACCGTTATGGAAACGGAAGATATTACGAATTTGTTTAAAGACGAATAA